Proteins from a single region of Harmonia axyridis chromosome 4, icHarAxyr1.1, whole genome shotgun sequence:
- the LOC123679091 gene encoding endocuticle structural glycoprotein SgAbd-8-like, translating to MKSMFVIIAALCATCYAQQLATKEPIPIVKYINEGVGPEGAYQWGYETGNGIAAEEQGQLKNAGTENEAIQVQGSAQWTADDGTPIQLTYIADENGFQPQGSHLPTPPPIPAAIQRSLEWNAAHPEKEDIQRKY from the exons ATGAAATCG ATGTTCGTTATTATTGCTGCACTTTGTGCCACTTGCTATGCTCAACAACTAGCAACTAAGGAACCAATTCCAATTGTCAAATACATCAACGAAGGCGTAGGACCAGAAGGTGCCTACCAATGGGG ATATGAAACCGGTAATGGTATTGCTGCTGAAGAACAAGGTCAACTCAAGAACGCAGGTACTGAAAACGAAGCCATTCAAGTGCAAGGATCAGCCCAATGGACTGCTGATGATGGAACACCAATCCAGCTCACATACATTGCTGATGAAAATGGTTTCCAGCCACAAGGAAGTCATCTCCCAACACCTCCACCAATTCCAGCTGCCATCCAGAGATCTTTGGAATGGAATGCTGCTCATCCTGAGAAAGAAGATATCCAACGAAAATACTGA
- the LOC123679086 gene encoding endocuticle structural glycoprotein SgAbd-8-like, producing the protein MDLSKFYICVCLIVAIEAISIPQYAYREVEDPAAAHKKAPIPILKQSFEKSKEGYQFSYETANGIHAEESGYIKNKGDEKHEVVVQQGTITYHDEHGKPISLTYIADEKGFRPQGAHLPTPPPIPEAILKSLEQNAHEEQQEQHLQQVHHSIAQKEPQSQEEYQYQQPEQQAVEYEQPQQELIQKEYQKQIQEQIHKQLREQQYQQPQYQQPHQEYQVQQYHQAGY; encoded by the exons ATGGATTTGTCTAAATTTTAT ATCTGTGTTTGTCTGATTGTGGCAATTGAAGCTATATCCATACCTCAGTATGCATACAGAGAAGTAGAAGACCCAGCAGCAGCACACAAAAAGGCACCAATTCCTATTTTGAAACAGAGCTTCGAAAAGAGCAAAGAGGGCTATCAATTCAG CTACGAAACTGCCAATGGAATCCACGCAGAAGAATCAggttatataaaaaataagggaGATGAAAAACACGAAGTGGTAGTACAACAAGGAACCATAACCTACCATGATGAGCACGGTAAACCAATTTCTCTGACCTACATCGCCGATGAGAAAGGCTTCCGTCCACAAGGAGCTCATCTACCAACTCCTCCACCAATTCCAGAAGCCATATTGAAGTCATTAGAACAGAATGCCCATGAAGAACAGCAAGAACAGCATCTGCAACAGGTTCATCATTCAATTGCCCAAAAAGAACCTCAATCGcaggaagaatatcaatatcagCAACCAGAGCAACAAGCCGTTGAATATGAACAACCACAACAAGAATTGATTCAGAAGGAATATCAGAAACAAATTCAGGAACAGATCCATAAACAACTGAGAGAACAACAGTACCAGCAGCCACAGTATCAGCAGCCCCATCAGGAATATCAAGTTCAACAATATCACCAAGCTGGATACTAA
- the LOC123679089 gene encoding endocuticle structural glycoprotein SgAbd-2-like, which produces MTTFLISVSQFVNRIKMKLLLAAAFLAVASALPAGPVQYKQGEPIPILRLENEGVQADGSYKFGFETANGIAQEEIGQLKQIPESQEPVNEVQGQIRYTSEDGTPIVLSYIANEKGFQPQGDHLPTSPPIPEAILRSLEYNAAHPEENEQGPIGKPQRY; this is translated from the exons ATGACCACTTTTCTCATCAGTGTATCTCAATTCGTCAACCGTATCAAGATGAAACTT ttgctcGCCGCTGCTTTCCTCGCTGTAGCTTCTGCTCTTCCAGCAGGCCCTGTTCAGTACAAACAGGGTGAACCTATTCCAATATTGAGACTGGAAAATGAGGGAGTTCAAGCTGATGGCTCATACAAATTTGG ATTCGAAACCGCCAATGGAATCGCCCAAGAAGAAATTGGACAATTGAAACAAATCCCTGAAAGCCAAGAACCTGTCAACGAAGTTCAAGGTCAAATCAGATATACCTCCGAAGATGGAACTCCAATCGTCTTGAGCTACATCGCAAACGAAAAAGGATTCCAACCTCAAGGTGACCATCTTCCAACCTCTCCACCAATCCCAGAAGCTATCTTGAGATCTTTGGAATACAACGCTGCTCATCCTGAAGAAAACGAACAAGGACCAATTGGTAAACCACAAAGGTACTAA
- the LOC123679092 gene encoding endocuticle structural glycoprotein SgAbd-8-like, producing the protein MKSIFVIIAALCATCYAQQLATKEPIPIVKYINEGVGPEGSYQWGYETGNGIAAEEQGQLKNAGTENEAIQVQGSVKWTAEDGTPIQLTYIADENGFQPQGSHLPTPPPIPAAIQRSLEWNAAHPQKEDKPSKF; encoded by the exons ATGAAATCG atttttgttattattgCTGCACTTTGTGCCACATGCTACGCTCAACAACTAGCAACTAAGGAACCTATTCCAATTGTCAAATACATCAACGAAGGTGTAGGACCTGAAGGCTCCTACCAATGGGG ATATGAAACCGGTAATGGTATTGCTGCTGAAGAACAAGGTCAACTCAAGAACGCAGGTACTGAAAACGAAGCCATTCAAGTACAAGGATCAGTCAAATGGACTGCTGAAGATGGAACACCAATCCAGCTCACATACATTGCTGATGAAAATGGTTTCCAGCCACAAGGAAGTCATCTCCCAACACCTCCACCAATTCCAGCTGCCATCCAGAGGTCTTTGGAATGGAATGCCGCTCATCCTCAAAAAGAGGATAAACCAAGCAAATTCTGA